The Candidatus Polarisedimenticolaceae bacterium genome segment CGCCTCGTTGACCTGGGAGTTCTGACGGGCGCCCTCGGTCCCCTCGACCTCACGGTCGTCGCCGCCTACGCCGCGGCGACGCTCGTGCTGGGACTGCGCCCGGCCCGTGCCGGGGCCGGTCGCACCGACGACTTCCTGCTCGCGGGCCGCACGCTGACCCTTCCCGCGTTCGTCGTCACCCTCGTCTCCACGTGGTACGGCGGGGTGCTCGGCGTCGGCGAGTACAGCTACCTCCACGGCCTGTCGAACTGGATCGTGCTCGGGGCCCCGTACTACGTCGGAACCGCGCTGTTCGCCTGGGGCTTCGCGGAGCGCGCGCGGCGCTCCGAGACGACGACGGTGCCGGACCTGCTGCACGGGGCGTACGGACGCGCCGCGGGGGCGCTGGGCACCTTCGTCGTGTTCGTCCTGTCGCTTCCGGCCGCGTATTTCCTGATGCTCGGCGTGATCCTGCGGCGCGCGCTCGGGATCGGGCAGGCGGCGGCGATCGTCCTCGCCGCGGGAACCTGCCTCGTCTACCTGACGGCGCGCGGCTTCCGCGGCGTCGTCGGCACCAAGGGACTGCAGTTCGCGTTGATGTACGGGGGCTTCCTCGTGCTGCTCCCCGCGGCGATCGTCGAGGTCGGAGGGTTCGGCGCCCTCGCCGCGCGGCTTCCTCCCGAGGCGCTCACCGCGACCGGCGGGAAGTCGATCGGCTACATCGTGGCGTGGTACGTGATCGCGCTGCAGACGCTCGTGGAGCCGACGTTCTACCAGCGCTGCTTCGCCGCGCGCTCTCCGCGCGTCGCGCGGACGGGCCTGTTCGTCTCGATCGCCTTCTTCGCCCTGTTCGACGCGATGACGACCTTCACCGGGCTGTACGCGCGCGCGCTGCTCCCCGACCTTCCCTCGGCCGTGGACGCGTACCCCGCCCTCGCCGAACGCCTGCTCCCCGCGGGACTGCTCGGGTTGTTCTACGCCGGGATGCTCGCGACCGTCCTGTCCACCGTCGACTCGTTCCTGTTCGTGGGCGCGACGACGTTCGGGCGCGACCTCGTGTGGCGGCTGACCGGGGGTCGGGCCGACCAGGTGATCTGGACGCGGATCGGGCTCGTCGTCGCGACGGCGGCTTCCGCCGCGCTCGCGCTCGCGGCGTCGTCCGTCGTGTCGCTGTGGTACGGCTTCTACAGCGTCGGAACGGCCGTCCTGCTCGCGCCGCTCGCCGGGGCGCTGTTCCCGGCGCTGCGCCCGCCCGGGAGCTTCGCGGCGACGGGGATGGTCCTCGCCGGAACGGCGACGCTCGCCACGTTCGCCTGGGGCGGCGGGATGATCGAGCCGATCTACCCGGGGCTCGCCGTGTCGTTCCTCGTGCACGGCGCGGGCCTCGCCTTCCGGCGGCTTTGAGCGCCGGGCGCCGACGCGCCATACTGTCGTCGTGCCCAACACCCTCGCACCGAGCCTGCTCGTCGCGGTCCCTCAACTGGTGGATCCGAACTTCCGCCAGTCCGTCGTCCTGCTCCTGCAGCAGGGGGACGACGGCGCACTCGGCATCGTGATCAACCGCGAGTCCCCGATGCTCCTGCAGGAGCTGTGCCGCGACCACGCGATCCCGTACGCGGGCGATCCCGACAAGCGGGTCCGCTTCGGAGGGCCGGTCCAGCCGGAGCAGGGGCTCGTGTTGTATCTCGGCGCCGA includes the following:
- a CDS encoding sodium:solute symporter family protein, coding for MLGLRPARAGAGRTDDFLLAGRTLTLPAFVVTLVSTWYGGVLGVGEYSYLHGLSNWIVLGAPYYVGTALFAWGFAERARRSETTTVPDLLHGAYGRAAGALGTFVVFVLSLPAAYFLMLGVILRRALGIGQAAAIVLAAGTCLVYLTARGFRGVVGTKGLQFALMYGGFLVLLPAAIVEVGGFGALAARLPPEALTATGGKSIGYIVAWYVIALQTLVEPTFYQRCFAARSPRVARTGLFVSIAFFALFDAMTTFTGLYARALLPDLPSAVDAYPALAERLLPAGLLGLFYAGMLATVLSTVDSFLFVGATTFGRDLVWRLTGGRADQVIWTRIGLVVATAASAALALAASSVVSLWYGFYSVGTAVLLAPLAGALFPALRPPGSFAATGMVLAGTATLATFAWGGGMIEPIYPGLAVSFLVHGAGLAFRRL